A single region of the Cynocephalus volans isolate mCynVol1 chromosome 12, mCynVol1.pri, whole genome shotgun sequence genome encodes:
- the TRIOBP gene encoding TRIO and F-actin-binding protein isoform X3: MGGWKGPGQRRGREGSEERRRAAERGGGGGIPAPLSPARGHLPPSCLLLPPPRGAAMTPDLLNFKKGWMSILDEPGEWKKHWFVLTDSSLKYYRDSTAEEADELDGEIDLRSCTDVTEYAVQRNYGFQIHTKDAVYTLSAMTSGIRRNWIEALRKTVRPTSAPDVTKLSDCNKENTLHSYSTQKGSQKMGEQRVGSEVIGRGGPRKADGQRQSLDYVELSPLTQGSPQRARTPARTPERLAKQGELERDLAQRSEERRKWFEATDSRTPEMSTGEGLRRGLGAPLTEDQQRRLSEEIEKKWQELEKLPLRENKRVPLTALLNQSRGEHQGPPSNSQEALEKEVQSLRSQLEAWHLQGEAPQNAPRSQEDSHIPPGYISQLVGMITVPILQTRPLSSERLYDLPEVTQPAGVRGGI; the protein is encoded by the exons atgggCGGATGGAAGGGGCCGGGGCAGCGCCGGGGAAGGGAAGGGTCGGAGGAGCGGCGGCGGGCGGCCGAgaggggcggcggcggcgggatcCCCGCGCCGCTGAGCCCGGCCCGAGGGCACCTCCCaccttcctgcctcctgctcccGCCGCCCCGGGGCGCCGCCATGACG CCCGATCTGCTCAACTTCAAGAAGGGATGGATGTCAATCTTGGACGAACCTGGAGAG TGGAAGAAGCACTGGTTTGTGCTGACCGATTCCAGCCTCAAGTACTACAGAGACTCTACCGCTGAGGAG GCAGATGAGCTGGATGGCGAAATCGACCTGCGTTCCTGCACGGATGTCACTGAGTACGCAGTACAGCGCAACTATGGCTTCCAGATCCAC ACCAAGGATGCTGTCTATACCTTGTCGGCCATGACCTCAGGCATCCGGCGGAACTGGATCGAGGCTCTGAGGAAAACTGTGCGTCCAACTTCAGCCCCAGATGTCACCAA GCTCTCAGACTGCAACAAGGAGAACACGCTGCACAGCTACAGCACCCAGAAGGGCTCCCAGAAGATGGGAGAGCAGcgggtgggctctgaggtcaTCGGCCGTGGTGGCCCTCGGAAGGCAGATGGGCAGCGGCAGTCCCTGGACTATGTGGAGCTCTCCCCACTGACTCAGGGCTCCCCGCAGCGGGCCCGCACACCAGCCCGCACTCCTGAACGTCTGGCCAAGCAGGGGGAGCTGGAGCGGGACCTGGCCCAGCGCTCCGAGGAACGGCGCAAGTGGTTCGAGGCCACGGACAGCAGGACCCCAGAGATGTCCACTGGTGAGGGACTGCGCCGGGGACTGGGTGCCCCCCTGACCGAGGACCAGCAGAGACGACTCAGTGAGGAGATTGAGAAGAAGTGGCAGGAGCTGGAGAAGCTGCCCCTGCGGGAGAATAAGCGGGTGCCGCTCACTGCCCTGCTCAATCAAAGCCGTGGGGAACACCAGGGGCCCCCAAGTAACAGCCAAGAGGCACTGGAGAAGGAG GTCCAGTCTCTTCGCTCCCAGCTGGAGGCATGGCATCTCCAAGGGGAGGCTCCTCAGAATGCACCTAGATCCCAGGAGGACAGCCACATCCCCCCGGGCTACATCTCACAG CTGGTGGGCATGATcactgtgcccattttacagaccagGCCACTGAGCTCTGAGAGGTTATatgacttgcccgaggtcacccAGCCTGCAGGTGTAAGAGGTGGGATTTGA